A window from Actinomycetes bacterium encodes these proteins:
- a CDS encoding dihydroorotate dehydrogenase produces MRRKRLPAPVDPSVTVGSTRLRAGVMTASGTAGHGDELGAHMDLSDLGAVVVKSMMAGPWEGNPGPRVHPTPSGMINSVGLQGAGIEHWRREELPALEDTGATVVVSIWGRHLADYERAAEALADLGDTVAAVEVNLSCPNLDGGSHLFAHDPDVAAGVIEATAAAARPRWAKLSANTDRVVEVAAAVAEAGADAVTLINTLKAMVIDIDEARPVLGARAAGGGLSGAAIGPVALRTVFDVHAALPELAIVGVGGVTDGRDAVAMMMAGASAVQVGTATFADPRSADTVRRGLEHWCATHGIDAVADLKGMAHGRD; encoded by the coding sequence ATGAGGCGCAAGCGGCTGCCAGCGCCGGTCGACCCGTCGGTGACCGTGGGTTCCACGCGCCTGCGGGCCGGCGTGATGACGGCCTCGGGCACCGCCGGCCACGGCGACGAACTCGGCGCCCACATGGACCTGTCGGACCTCGGTGCCGTGGTCGTGAAGTCGATGATGGCCGGGCCATGGGAGGGGAATCCGGGGCCGCGTGTGCACCCGACGCCGTCGGGGATGATCAACAGCGTCGGGCTCCAGGGTGCCGGCATCGAGCACTGGCGCCGCGAGGAACTGCCCGCCCTGGAGGACACCGGGGCGACGGTCGTCGTGAGCATCTGGGGTCGTCACCTGGCGGACTACGAGCGCGCCGCAGAGGCGCTCGCCGACCTCGGCGACACGGTGGCCGCGGTCGAGGTCAACCTGTCCTGTCCGAACCTGGACGGCGGCTCGCACCTGTTCGCACACGATCCAGACGTTGCTGCAGGGGTGATCGAGGCCACCGCAGCGGCCGCCCGGCCGCGATGGGCGAAGTTGTCCGCGAACACCGACCGCGTGGTCGAGGTGGCGGCTGCCGTCGCGGAGGCCGGCGCCGATGCGGTGACGCTCATCAACACGCTGAAGGCAATGGTCATCGACATCGACGAGGCTCGGCCCGTGCTCGGCGCCCGGGCGGCCGGCGGCGGACTGTCCGGCGCCGCAATCGGGCCGGTGGCGCTGCGCACGGTGTTCGACGTGCATGCGGCGCTGCCGGAACTGGCCATCGTCGGCGTGGGTGGGGTGACCGATGGGCGAGACGCCGTCGCGATGATGATGGCGGGCGCCTCTGCGGTGCAGGTGGGCACCGCGACGTTCGCCGACCCGCGGAGTGCTGACACGGTGCGCCGGGGTCTGGAACACTGGTGCGCGACCCACGGCATCGACGCCGTGGCAGACCTGAAGGGAATGGCACATGGGCGAGACTGA
- the pyrF gene encoding orotidine-5'-phosphate decarboxylase: MGETEASAVGEAAPDAVRNRLALALDLDDLVEAHRIASELRPWFGVTKIGLELFSAAGPDAIGAMRDLGYGVFLDLKLFDIPTTVHKSARVLGALGVDYLTLHARGGVDMLEAGVEGLLEGASGAGLPQPTALAVTVLTSDDDAPAHIVPNRVRDAVEGGCAGLVLAAEDLQTARELAPRLKRVVPGIRLPGDQRHDQSRAASPQDAAANGADLLVVGRTVTSAQDPPAAAAAVASAI; encoded by the coding sequence ATGGGCGAGACTGAGGCATCGGCGGTGGGGGAGGCTGCTCCCGACGCAGTGCGAAACAGGCTTGCCCTGGCGCTCGACCTCGACGACCTGGTGGAGGCCCACAGGATCGCCAGCGAACTGCGCCCCTGGTTCGGAGTCACGAAGATCGGCCTCGAGCTGTTCAGCGCCGCGGGCCCTGATGCCATCGGGGCGATGAGGGACCTCGGCTACGGCGTGTTCCTCGACCTCAAGCTGTTCGACATCCCCACCACGGTGCACAAGTCGGCGCGCGTGCTCGGCGCGCTGGGTGTCGACTACCTGACCCTGCACGCCCGCGGCGGCGTGGACATGCTCGAGGCCGGCGTCGAGGGCCTGCTCGAGGGTGCCAGCGGAGCCGGCCTCCCGCAGCCCACGGCCCTCGCCGTGACCGTGCTGACCAGCGACGACGACGCCCCCGCCCACATCGTGCCCAACCGCGTACGAGACGCCGTGGAGGGTGGATGTGCGGGCCTGGTGCTCGCGGCCGAGGACCTCCAGACCGCACGCGAGCTCGCCCCGCGGCTCAAGCGGGTGGTGCCGGGGATCCGCTTGCCGGGCGACCAGCGTCACGACCAGTCCCGGGCAGCCTCACCGCAGGATGCCGCAGCCAACGGAGCCGACCTGCTCGTTGTGGGCCGAACGGTCACCTCGGCACAGGACCCACCGGCAGCGGCGGCAGCGGTCGCGTCGGCCATCTGA